In a genomic window of beta proteobacterium MWH-UniP1:
- the typA gene encoding translational GTPase TypA, whose translation MRALRNIAIIAHVDHGKTTMVDKLLQQAGTFAQHEQVSERVMDSNDIERERGITILAKNCAVDYEGTHINIVDTPGHADFGGEVERVLSMVDGVLLLVDAVEGPMPQTRFVTRKALALGLKPIVVINKIDRPGARPDWVVSATFDLFDKLGATEEQLDFPVVYASALNGFATMDHTKPSSDMRPLFDAILKYVPQREDDAEAPLQLQICSLDYSSYVGKIGIGRITRGRLKSLQDVIIQDGPEGTPKKARVNQILMFKGLEREVVPTAQAGDIVLINGIDDLNIGTTVCELDHVEPLPMLSVDEPTLTMNFMVNASPLAGREGKFVTSRQIRERLERELKANVALRVDFSADSDTFIVSGRGELHLTILLENMRREGYELAVSRPRVVFKQSESGERLEPYEMLTVDVEQDHQGPVMENLGLRKGEMLDMVPDSKGRVRIEYRIPARGLIGFQGEFLTLTRGTGLMSHIFDDYGPYKGELAERRNGVLVSQDDGNAVAYALWKLQERGRMFVKPGDALYEGMIIGIHSRDNDLVVNPVKEKKLTNVRASGKDEHIDLTPPIELTLEKAVEFIADDELVEITPKSIRLRKRYLKEHERKKATREEAA comes from the coding sequence ATGCGCGCCTTGCGCAACATTGCCATCATCGCCCACGTTGACCACGGTAAGACCACCATGGTGGACAAGTTACTGCAACAAGCGGGCACCTTTGCCCAGCACGAGCAGGTGTCTGAACGCGTCATGGACTCAAACGACATTGAGCGTGAACGGGGCATCACTATTTTGGCCAAGAACTGTGCGGTCGATTACGAAGGTACCCACATTAATATCGTCGATACTCCGGGGCACGCTGACTTCGGCGGCGAAGTCGAGCGTGTGCTGTCGATGGTCGATGGCGTGTTGCTACTGGTCGATGCCGTGGAGGGCCCGATGCCTCAGACCCGGTTTGTGACCCGAAAAGCACTTGCGCTGGGTTTAAAGCCGATTGTGGTCATCAACAAAATTGACCGGCCCGGTGCGCGGCCAGACTGGGTGGTGAGCGCCACTTTTGATTTGTTTGACAAGCTGGGTGCTACGGAAGAGCAGCTGGATTTCCCAGTGGTCTATGCATCAGCACTAAACGGTTTTGCCACAATGGATCACACCAAGCCCAGCAGCGACATGCGGCCTTTGTTTGACGCCATCTTGAAGTATGTGCCCCAGCGTGAAGATGATGCCGAAGCCCCGCTACAACTCCAAATCTGTTCGCTGGATTACTCGAGCTACGTGGGCAAGATTGGTATTGGCCGAATTACCCGTGGCCGCTTGAAATCGTTGCAAGACGTGATCATTCAAGACGGCCCCGAAGGCACCCCTAAAAAAGCCCGTGTCAATCAGATCTTGATGTTCAAGGGCCTGGAGCGTGAAGTGGTACCCACCGCACAGGCCGGTGACATCGTATTGATCAATGGCATCGACGATCTGAATATTGGCACCACGGTTTGCGAACTTGACCATGTGGAGCCACTGCCCATGCTGTCGGTAGACGAACCCACGCTCACCATGAACTTTATGGTGAACGCATCGCCATTGGCGGGCCGCGAGGGTAAGTTTGTGACCAGCCGTCAAATTCGTGAGCGCCTTGAGCGTGAACTCAAGGCCAACGTGGCGTTGCGGGTCGATTTCAGTGCGGATTCCGACACCTTTATCGTGTCGGGCCGCGGCGAATTGCACTTAACAATTCTTCTTGAAAATATGCGCCGCGAGGGCTATGAGTTGGCCGTGTCGCGTCCGCGTGTGGTCTTTAAGCAGTCCGAGAGTGGCGAGCGTTTAGAGCCCTATGAGATGCTGACGGTGGATGTGGAGCAAGATCACCAGGGCCCAGTGATGGAAAATCTTGGCCTGCGCAAGGGTGAGATGCTCGATATGGTGCCGGATTCAAAGGGCCGTGTGCGGATCGAATACCGTATTCCGGCCCGCGGTCTGATCGGTTTTCAGGGTGAGTTCTTAACCCTTACCCGTGGTACCGGATTGATGAGCCATATTTTCGATGACTATGGTCCATACAAAGGCGAATTGGCCGAGCGGCGCAATGGTGTTTTGGTCTCGCAAGATGATGGCAACGCCGTGGCTTATGCGCTTTGGAAACTCCAGGAGCGCGGTCGGATGTTTGTTAAGCCAGGCGATGCGCTCTACGAGGGCATGATCATTGGCATTCATAGCCGTGACAACGATCTGGTGGTGAATCCAGTAAAAGAAAAGAAACTCACCAACGTGCGCGCATCGGGCAAAGACGAGCATATCGATCTCACGCCGCCAATCGAGCTCACGCTCGAAAAAGCCGTGGAATTCATTGCCGATGATGAACTGGTTGAAATTACTCCCAAGAGTATTCGACTGCGCAAACGTTACCTAAAAGAGCATGAGCGTAAAAAAGCAACCCGTGAGGAGGCCGCATAA
- a CDS encoding HD domain-containing protein, which yields MRTGGEPNPSINQPADDAARLTAARSALEQAVADGRANASDLRQAQRTLSILDELHLDTPSKTVAFLLPGFDGGAKNTEAIRKQYGDDIASLLVALYRLSHFGHQIVVSSEESAPAQVETLRRMLLALADDLRVVVIQLARHIAYLETVADDIKANVPGAAALGESLGVETLRVQAPLANRLGIWQLKWAMEDLAFRMTDPAGYRAIATMLDEKRQEREIFITKTIDALKRLLSKAEINGQVMGRPKHLFSIHNKLQAKGLRFDQLMDIRAFRILVDTEAQCYSVLGFLHDHWRPMDSEFDDYITRPKANGYQSLHTVLLDSDGRPFEVQIRTHDMHHRAELGVAAHWKYKESGGSQATSGDYAARISWLRQMLDWGRGPAGQVRLSDDRVYALTPKARIIELPKGATPLDFAYHLHTEIGHRCRGAKVNGQIVPLTTEIHTGETIELMTVKQGGPSRDWMNPDAGFLKSPRARQKVRTWFHALDLAEGRVEEKANDRDETSSPEAESLKRAEISAEELILSKISKPKTASKGQVLVVGVDRMLTALARCCKPAPPDAIKGFVTRGRGVSVHREHCRTFERMARDAPERVIDTEWGKPKDPAESRYLVDVMVVAKSRSELIRDLAEVLAREKIPLARMDSFPKGDLVTLSVTLQVADGEQLKRALSMIRDLTGVMSATRV from the coding sequence GTGCGCACTGGTGGAGAACCGAATCCTTCAATAAATCAGCCGGCAGACGATGCTGCCCGACTGACCGCCGCCCGTAGCGCCTTAGAACAGGCGGTCGCTGACGGCCGAGCCAACGCGTCTGATCTTCGTCAGGCGCAACGCACGCTCAGCATTCTTGATGAGCTGCATCTTGATACGCCATCTAAGACGGTCGCGTTTTTGCTTCCCGGTTTTGATGGGGGCGCGAAAAATACCGAGGCCATTCGCAAACAATATGGCGACGATATCGCGAGCCTATTGGTCGCCTTGTATCGGCTGTCGCACTTTGGTCATCAGATTGTTGTTTCCTCAGAGGAGTCTGCGCCGGCTCAGGTCGAGACACTACGCCGGATGTTATTGGCATTGGCTGACGACCTGCGTGTTGTGGTGATCCAGCTTGCGCGCCATATTGCTTATCTTGAAACAGTTGCTGATGACATCAAGGCCAATGTCCCCGGGGCCGCGGCGCTTGGTGAATCTCTGGGGGTTGAGACCCTAAGAGTTCAGGCACCGCTGGCCAATCGCTTGGGCATCTGGCAATTGAAGTGGGCCATGGAAGATCTTGCCTTTCGCATGACCGATCCGGCGGGCTATCGAGCGATCGCCACCATGCTGGACGAAAAACGTCAGGAACGTGAGATCTTCATCACCAAGACAATCGATGCGCTCAAGCGATTGTTGTCGAAGGCCGAGATCAATGGCCAGGTCATGGGCCGGCCTAAGCATCTGTTCAGCATTCACAACAAATTGCAGGCCAAGGGGCTGCGCTTTGATCAGTTGATGGACATCCGGGCCTTTCGGATTCTGGTGGACACCGAAGCCCAGTGCTATTCCGTGCTTGGCTTTTTGCATGATCACTGGCGGCCAATGGATTCCGAGTTCGATGACTACATCACTCGGCCCAAGGCCAATGGGTACCAGTCTCTGCACACGGTGCTGCTCGATAGCGATGGCCGACCGTTTGAAGTCCAGATCCGCACCCATGATATGCATCACCGGGCCGAACTCGGGGTTGCCGCCCACTGGAAATATAAAGAGTCTGGCGGCAGTCAGGCCACCAGCGGTGACTATGCGGCACGCATTTCTTGGCTACGGCAGATGTTGGATTGGGGCCGTGGGCCAGCCGGTCAGGTTCGGCTCTCTGATGATCGTGTTTATGCGCTCACGCCCAAGGCACGCATTATTGAATTACCAAAAGGGGCAACTCCTCTAGATTTTGCCTACCATCTGCACACCGAAATTGGCCACCGGTGTCGAGGTGCCAAGGTCAATGGTCAGATTGTTCCGCTGACGACCGAGATTCACACGGGCGAAACGATTGAGTTGATGACGGTCAAGCAGGGCGGTCCCAGCCGTGATTGGATGAATCCGGATGCGGGCTTTCTGAAGAGTCCGCGGGCCCGACAAAAGGTGCGAACCTGGTTTCATGCATTGGATCTGGCCGAGGGCCGTGTCGAGGAAAAGGCAAATGATCGAGACGAGACTAGCAGTCCAGAAGCCGAGAGTCTAAAACGTGCTGAGATTTCTGCCGAAGAGCTGATTCTTTCGAAGATTAGTAAACCCAAAACAGCATCCAAGGGGCAGGTGCTGGTGGTGGGCGTCGACCGAATGCTTACGGCCTTAGCGCGCTGCTGTAAGCCTGCACCACCGGATGCCATCAAGGGGTTTGTCACGCGTGGTCGCGGGGTGAGTGTGCATCGAGAACATTGCCGAACGTTTGAGCGAATGGCCCGTGATGCGCCCGAACGCGTGATTGATACCGAATGGGGCAAGCCAAAAGACCCCGCCGAGTCGCGCTATCTTGTTGATGTCATGGTGGTCGCCAAATCACGAAGTGAGTTAATTCGTGATCTTGCCGAAGTCTTGGCGCGAGAAAAAATTCCTCTTGCGCGGATGGACTCCTTTCCCAAGGGAGACCTTGTAACCTTGTCCGTCACACTGCAGGTGGCCGATGGCGAGCAGTTGAAACGCGCGCTGTCGATGATCCGCGATTTAACCGGTGTGATGTCGGCGACACGGGTTTAA
- a CDS encoding site-2 protease family protein — protein MDIGHLIQTIAIYAIPVIFAITVHEAAHGYAARHFGDNTAYQLGRITLNPVKHIDPIGTIVIPLMLYFATSGAFLFGYAKPVPVNFGNLRHPKKDMVWVALAGPAVNLFQAILWALTLYVLIALQVEERFWVAMCHAGILVNTVMFVFNLFPLPPMDGGRILVGLLPWRSAMAVSRIEPYGFFIVLALLVAGVISNLWMRPLMALTEAFISIVLMPVQLLLGI, from the coding sequence ATGGATATCGGCCACCTGATTCAGACCATCGCCATCTACGCGATTCCCGTAATCTTCGCGATTACGGTCCACGAGGCCGCCCATGGCTACGCGGCCCGCCACTTCGGTGACAACACCGCCTATCAACTGGGCCGCATCACGCTGAATCCGGTCAAGCACATTGATCCGATTGGCACGATTGTCATTCCCCTGATGTTGTATTTCGCAACCTCAGGTGCCTTCTTGTTTGGCTATGCCAAGCCTGTACCCGTAAATTTTGGCAACCTGCGTCACCCCAAAAAAGACATGGTCTGGGTGGCCTTGGCCGGCCCCGCGGTCAATTTGTTCCAAGCGATTCTCTGGGCGCTGACACTTTATGTGTTGATCGCCCTTCAAGTGGAGGAACGGTTTTGGGTGGCCATGTGCCATGCAGGCATCTTGGTCAATACCGTGATGTTTGTGTTTAATTTATTTCCATTGCCACCCATGGATGGCGGCAGAATCTTGGTGGGCTTACTGCCCTGGCGATCTGCCATGGCCGTCTCGCGCATTGAGCCCTATGGTTTCTTTATCGTACTGGCCTTGCTGGTTGCCGGCGTTATTTCAAATCTCTGGATGAGGCCACTCATGGCGCTGACCGAAGCATTTATTTCTATCGTCTTGATGCCGGTGCAATTGCTGCTTGGCATCTAG
- a CDS encoding D-sedoheptulose 7-phosphate isomerase — protein MQDEIRISLMASRQVMEDMLEDAALQANLLHAADRCVLSLNSGGKLLFAGNGGSAAEAQHFSAEMVGRFLKERRPLPAIALNTDTSALTAIGNDYGYEQVFARQVEALGNPGDVLIVMSTSGRSKNIVQAMTVARAKGVATIALTGIHPRDMGDLADVVLKVPSSHTPQIQEGHLVLGHLLCALVENRILQ, from the coding sequence ATGCAAGATGAGATTCGCATCTCCCTGATGGCAAGCCGTCAGGTCATGGAAGACATGCTGGAAGATGCGGCTTTGCAGGCCAATCTTCTGCATGCTGCGGACCGATGCGTCTTAAGTCTAAACTCTGGCGGCAAACTACTCTTTGCAGGAAACGGCGGCAGCGCTGCCGAGGCCCAGCACTTTTCTGCAGAAATGGTGGGCCGTTTTCTGAAAGAGCGCCGGCCATTGCCAGCAATTGCTTTAAACACCGACACATCGGCACTGACCGCCATTGGCAATGATTATGGCTATGAGCAGGTCTTTGCCCGGCAGGTCGAGGCCCTGGGAAACCCGGGTGATGTGTTGATCGTGATGTCGACATCTGGCCGCAGTAAAAATATTGTCCAGGCCATGACTGTGGCTCGCGCAAAGGGGGTGGCCACCATTGCGCTGACGGGTATCCATCCCCGCGATATGGGCGATCTTGCCGATGTAGTATTAAAGGTGCCGTCCTCTCACACACCGCAAATTCAAGAGGGTCACTTGGTCTTAGGGCATCTATTGTGCGCACTGGTGGAGAACCGAATCCTTCAATAA
- a CDS encoding nitronate monooxygenase family protein, whose translation MNAPELLHRQTLDLTQSSQLAHDLIELAQASGLRPLSIKGKTLVPVVQGGMGVGVSAGGLAGSVARLGGIGTISSVDLRRLHPDLMAATADAPDHEHPREIFDQANLVALDREIARARQLAQGQGLIALNIMKALSAYELYVKHALEAGIDALVVGAGLPLDLPDLARDFPDTALIPILSDARGVQLVVKKWEKKGRLPDAIVIEHPRLAGGHLGAAKVADLNDTRFDFDQVIGPVLEFFESSGFSKEIPLIAAGGISSLEDIQRLQSLGYAAVQLGTAFAVTQESDAAPAFKTTLANAKPEDIVEFVSVAGLPARAVKTPWLEKYLRIEDKLKSVAHVKTKGCNLALDCLAHCGLRDGVSAMGQFCIDRQLGHALEGDTDRGLYFRGAGKLPFGDQIRSVEELLKCLLGGLRPAGSV comes from the coding sequence ATGAACGCACCGGAATTGCTGCACCGCCAAACGCTTGATCTCACCCAATCTTCTCAACTCGCCCACGATCTGATCGAACTCGCTCAGGCCTCTGGCCTTCGGCCACTGTCCATCAAAGGCAAGACCCTGGTCCCTGTTGTCCAGGGCGGGATGGGCGTGGGCGTCTCGGCCGGTGGCCTGGCCGGCTCGGTGGCCCGGCTTGGTGGGATTGGCACCATCTCTTCGGTCGACCTGCGGCGACTGCACCCCGACCTGATGGCGGCAACCGCCGACGCCCCGGACCATGAGCACCCCCGTGAGATTTTCGATCAAGCAAACCTGGTGGCGCTAGACCGGGAGATTGCGCGTGCGCGTCAGCTGGCCCAGGGCCAAGGGCTGATTGCCCTGAACATCATGAAGGCGCTGAGCGCCTACGAGCTTTATGTCAAACACGCACTCGAGGCAGGTATCGACGCGTTGGTGGTTGGCGCAGGCCTGCCATTGGATCTGCCCGACCTGGCAAGAGACTTCCCCGACACCGCCTTGATCCCAATCTTGTCCGATGCGCGGGGGGTTCAGCTGGTGGTCAAGAAGTGGGAGAAAAAAGGCCGACTGCCAGACGCCATCGTGATTGAACACCCACGGCTTGCTGGCGGCCATCTGGGCGCCGCAAAAGTTGCCGACCTCAACGACACACGGTTTGATTTCGACCAAGTCATTGGCCCAGTGCTCGAATTCTTTGAAAGCTCTGGCTTTAGCAAGGAAATTCCGCTGATTGCAGCAGGCGGCATCTCTTCACTAGAAGATATTCAACGGCTGCAATCACTTGGCTATGCTGCCGTGCAACTTGGCACCGCCTTTGCCGTCACCCAAGAAAGCGATGCAGCACCCGCCTTTAAAACCACCCTGGCCAACGCCAAGCCTGAAGACATTGTGGAGTTTGTCAGTGTGGCCGGTCTTCCTGCCCGGGCTGTGAAAACGCCTTGGCTTGAAAAGTATCTTCGTATCGAAGACAAGCTCAAATCGGTTGCCCACGTGAAGACAAAAGGCTGTAATCTGGCACTCGACTGCCTGGCCCATTGCGGCCTGCGCGATGGTGTCTCGGCCATGGGGCAGTTCTGTATCGACCGCCAGCTTGGTCATGCCCTGGAAGGCGACACCGATCGCGGCCTTTATTTCCGTGGCGCAGGAAAGCTGCCCTTTGGCGATCAGATTCGCAGTGTTGAAGAATTATTGAAATGCCTGCTTGGTGGGCTTCGCCCCGCGGGCTCCGTTTAA
- a CDS encoding adenosylcobalamin-dependent ribonucleoside-diphosphate reductase yields the protein MKREELNTASLTQEPQTISLDVLREKYLKSGELNADQLYARVAKALASVEKEDLRAKYEALFLDNMKAGAIGAGRIMSAAGTNIKATLINCFVQPVGDCIQGVDDEGFPGIYEALREAAETMRRGGGVGYDFSRIRPRGAEVKGTASMASGPCSYINVFDQSCSTVESAGARRGAQMGVLRIDHPDVHEFITAKRTPGRWNNFNVSVGVPDAFIQAVQADQEWQLVHRAKPAEKLIREGAHQRSSDGLWVYQTIPARELWDTVMRSAYDFAEPGILFLDHINEDNNLRYCEAINATNPCGEQPLPSYGCCDLGPIILPRFVRHPFGFQGTASFDFDAFTNAVKLQVRALDNVLDVTWWPLPQQREEAAAKRRIGVGFTGLGNTLTMLGLRYDREEGRQVAAEIAKCMRDAAYTASIELAKEKGAFPAFDAAGYLAEGTFASRLPTTIKDEIRKHGIRNSHLLSIAPTGTVSLAFADNASNGIEPAFSWTYRRKKREADGSTREYTVEDHAWRVYHLLGGHADQLPESFVSALEMSAADHIAMMKAVQPYVDTAISKTVNVPADYPYEDFKNLYLQAWEFNLKGLATYRPNSILGAVLETTPAPSANAEESAAAAPADPMRTVIEKRPKGALDAVAEKIEYWTQEGHKTLYLIVSFLPLPNTQGDGTVDRAIEFFMPVGQSGESQQWITSTMRMLSLAARGGFLERSLADMRKVAWDRGPVRLGTYKKSDGTAVPMWHDSEVAAIAYAIQNLLAQRAQRRPNVIVHHTEAPPADSPPPMASMAGKKCGACGAHAVIRKDGCDFCSQCGELGTCG from the coding sequence ATGAAACGCGAAGAACTCAATACCGCCAGCCTTACCCAAGAACCCCAGACCATCAGCCTAGATGTGCTGCGGGAAAAGTATCTAAAGTCTGGCGAACTCAACGCCGACCAGCTCTATGCCCGTGTCGCCAAGGCCTTGGCCTCTGTTGAAAAAGAAGACTTGCGCGCCAAATACGAGGCACTTTTTTTAGACAACATGAAGGCCGGCGCTATTGGTGCGGGCCGCATCATGAGTGCTGCCGGCACCAACATCAAAGCCACCCTGATCAACTGCTTTGTGCAGCCGGTGGGCGACTGCATTCAAGGCGTGGATGACGAAGGCTTTCCCGGCATCTATGAAGCCCTGCGCGAAGCAGCAGAGACGATGCGCCGCGGTGGCGGCGTGGGATACGACTTTTCCCGCATTCGGCCCCGTGGTGCCGAAGTCAAAGGCACGGCTTCTATGGCTTCTGGGCCCTGCAGTTACATCAACGTGTTTGATCAGTCCTGCAGCACCGTTGAAAGCGCGGGCGCACGTCGCGGTGCCCAGATGGGGGTGTTACGCATTGACCACCCCGATGTTCATGAATTCATTACTGCTAAACGCACACCCGGCCGTTGGAATAATTTCAACGTATCGGTGGGTGTGCCCGATGCATTCATTCAAGCCGTTCAGGCCGATCAGGAATGGCAACTCGTTCACCGCGCCAAGCCCGCGGAAAAGCTAATTCGTGAAGGGGCTCATCAGCGCTCATCCGATGGACTCTGGGTCTACCAGACCATTCCTGCCCGTGAACTCTGGGACACCGTGATGCGCTCGGCCTATGACTTTGCAGAACCAGGCATTTTATTTCTGGATCACATCAACGAAGACAACAACCTGCGGTATTGCGAAGCGATTAACGCCACCAATCCTTGCGGTGAACAGCCACTGCCGTCTTATGGCTGCTGCGATCTCGGCCCAATTATTCTTCCGCGATTTGTTCGCCACCCGTTCGGTTTTCAGGGCACGGCATCCTTTGATTTCGATGCCTTCACTAATGCGGTGAAATTACAAGTCCGTGCACTCGATAACGTGCTGGATGTCACCTGGTGGCCCCTGCCCCAACAGCGCGAAGAGGCTGCCGCCAAACGCCGTATTGGCGTTGGTTTTACTGGCTTGGGTAACACACTCACCATGCTTGGCCTGCGCTATGACCGGGAAGAAGGCCGACAAGTCGCCGCCGAGATTGCCAAATGCATGCGCGACGCGGCCTACACCGCATCGATCGAACTCGCCAAAGAAAAAGGGGCCTTCCCTGCCTTTGATGCAGCAGGCTATCTGGCAGAGGGCACGTTTGCCAGCCGACTGCCGACAACGATCAAAGACGAGATTCGCAAGCACGGCATTCGCAATAGCCATCTCTTGTCGATCGCACCAACTGGCACCGTAAGCCTTGCCTTTGCCGACAATGCCTCGAACGGGATTGAGCCTGCTTTTTCGTGGACGTATCGCCGCAAGAAGCGCGAGGCCGATGGCTCTACGCGTGAATACACGGTTGAAGATCATGCATGGCGTGTCTATCACCTGCTTGGTGGTCATGCCGATCAGCTACCCGAGAGTTTTGTCTCTGCTCTCGAGATGAGTGCTGCTGACCACATCGCCATGATGAAGGCCGTGCAGCCCTATGTGGATACCGCCATTTCCAAAACGGTGAATGTCCCGGCCGACTACCCTTACGAAGACTTCAAAAACCTGTATCTACAGGCCTGGGAATTTAATCTCAAAGGCCTAGCAACCTACCGGCCCAATAGCATTCTGGGTGCCGTGCTCGAGACCACGCCCGCACCAAGCGCAAATGCTGAAGAATCGGCAGCCGCTGCACCCGCTGACCCCATGCGCACCGTGATTGAAAAGCGGCCCAAGGGCGCGCTGGACGCAGTCGCTGAAAAAATTGAGTACTGGACGCAAGAGGGCCACAAGACACTTTATTTAATCGTGTCTTTCTTGCCCCTGCCCAATACCCAAGGTGACGGCACAGTCGATCGTGCCATTGAGTTTTTCATGCCCGTGGGTCAAAGCGGAGAATCACAGCAGTGGATCACATCGACCATGCGTATGCTGTCACTCGCGGCACGCGGTGGCTTCCTGGAGCGCTCTTTAGCTGATATGCGCAAAGTTGCTTGGGATCGTGGTCCGGTAAGGCTGGGCACTTACAAAAAATCGGACGGCACAGCCGTGCCCATGTGGCATGACTCGGAAGTTGCCGCGATTGCTTACGCCATTCAAAACCTGTTGGCCCAACGTGCGCAACGCAGGCCCAATGTGATCGTGCACCACACCGAGGCACCGCCTGCCGACAGCCCGCCCCCCATGGCGAGCATGGCAGGTAAAAAATGTGGGGCCTGTGGTGCACACGCCGTGATCCGCAAAGACGGCTGTGATTTCTGCAGCCAATGCGGTGAGCTGGGCACCTGCGGTTAA
- a CDS encoding thioesterase family protein yields MARVKIDLPDNFAFSTEIPVYIGHINYGNHLDNAAMLSLVSEARMRFFASMGYSESNVDGVGIIVADAAIQYKAEVFYGDLLRFEMTATDFSRLGCDLLYRVTRVSDSTEVARGKTGIVFFDYQERAKANVPQAFAARFI; encoded by the coding sequence ATGGCCCGCGTCAAAATTGATCTTCCCGACAACTTTGCATTTTCCACAGAGATCCCGGTCTACATTGGCCACATTAATTACGGCAATCACTTGGATAACGCGGCCATGTTGAGCCTGGTGTCCGAGGCACGCATGCGCTTTTTTGCCTCGATGGGTTATTCCGAAAGTAATGTGGATGGTGTTGGGATCATCGTTGCCGATGCCGCCATTCAATACAAGGCCGAAGTTTTTTACGGCGACCTCCTGCGTTTTGAAATGACCGCGACCGACTTCTCTCGGCTTGGCTGTGACTTACTCTACCGCGTGACACGCGTCTCTGACAGCACTGAAGTGGCGCGTGGCAAAACCGGTATTGTGTTTTTCGATTATCAGGAACGCGCAAAGGCCAATGTGCCGCAGGCCTTTGCTGCCCGCTTCATTTAA
- the mog gene encoding molybdopterin adenylyltransferase encodes MNDTATTSRPAKIGLVSISDRASQGVYQDLGLPGLRSWLESAIQSPWQPVERLIPDEQAVISKTLIELVDQEGCDLVFTTGGTGPAPRDVTPEATLAIADKELPGFGEQMRQISLHYVPTAILSRQVGVVRGKAMIVNLPGQPKAIAETLGGVRNAAGETIVHGIFAAIPYGLELVGGPSIYTHENVCKAFRPKKK; translated from the coding sequence ATGAACGACACAGCAACCACCAGCAGACCTGCCAAGATTGGTCTGGTCTCCATCAGCGACCGCGCCAGCCAGGGCGTCTACCAGGACTTGGGCCTGCCTGGCCTGCGCAGCTGGCTTGAAAGTGCCATACAAAGCCCATGGCAGCCTGTCGAGCGGCTGATCCCAGACGAGCAGGCCGTGATCTCAAAAACCTTGATTGAACTGGTGGACCAAGAAGGCTGCGATCTGGTCTTCACGACTGGGGGGACTGGGCCGGCACCGCGCGATGTCACGCCCGAGGCCACGCTCGCGATCGCCGACAAGGAACTTCCCGGATTCGGCGAACAAATGCGCCAGATCAGCCTGCACTATGTGCCGACTGCAATCCTGTCACGCCAAGTCGGTGTGGTCCGGGGCAAGGCCATGATTGTGAATCTTCCTGGCCAGCCCAAAGCCATTGCAGAAACCTTGGGCGGTGTTCGTAACGCCGCGGGAGAGACCATCGTCCATGGCATCTTCGCTGCGATTCCTTACGGGCTTGAGTTAGTTGGTGGACCAAGCATCTACACCCACGAAAACGTCTGCAAGGCCTTTCGGCCAAAGAAAAAATAA
- a CDS encoding DNA/RNA non-specific endonuclease gives MSMRRALVLLGLALHLGIAAAQPVSAPPERCKEFLAYGLPNEQGRLLCRTGFALSHDDTKKSPTWVAQRMTAERLVPKVARSDRFIPDPDLPKGQRAELDDYRGSGYDRGHMAPAADMRWSKEAMQESFYLSNMAPQIGPGMNRGIWSDIESAIRRWVASRGELFIYTGPIFEKETSNKTIGPNQVAVPTHFYKVVFDPIRVETIAFVVPNAPHASRRIEEFITSVRDIEMRSGLNFLNRIQPAVQSLIEEPVAPALWQ, from the coding sequence ATGTCAATGCGCCGGGCCCTAGTCCTTTTAGGACTTGCACTCCATCTTGGCATCGCAGCAGCCCAGCCCGTTTCTGCGCCGCCGGAGCGATGCAAAGAATTCTTAGCCTATGGCCTGCCCAATGAGCAGGGCCGATTGCTCTGCCGAACCGGCTTTGCGCTCTCCCACGACGACACCAAAAAATCACCCACCTGGGTCGCGCAACGCATGACAGCAGAGCGTCTTGTGCCAAAAGTTGCCCGCAGTGATCGATTCATTCCCGACCCCGATCTACCCAAAGGCCAACGGGCCGAATTAGACGACTATCGCGGCAGTGGCTATGACCGTGGCCACATGGCGCCTGCCGCCGATATGCGCTGGAGCAAAGAGGCCATGCAGGAAAGCTTTTACCTGTCGAATATGGCGCCACAAATCGGCCCTGGCATGAACCGTGGCATCTGGAGCGACATTGAGTCCGCCATTCGCCGCTGGGTCGCCAGCCGCGGAGAACTCTTTATCTACACTGGCCCCATCTTCGAAAAAGAGACATCCAACAAAACCATTGGCCCCAACCAAGTCGCAGTACCAACCCATTTTTACAAAGTCGTCTTCGACCCAATTCGAGTGGAAACAATCGCGTTTGTGGTGCCCAATGCGCCCCACGCCAGCCGACGCATTGAGGAATTTATTACTTCGGTTCGTGATATTGAGATGCGCTCTGGTTTGAATTTTCTTAATCGAATTCAACCCGCCGTCCAGAGCCTGATTGAAGAGCCCGTGGCACCCGCGCTTTGGCAATAG